The window CGCGGCGCGCGGGATCTGATCTTCGATCGCCCGGACGCTGAACGTCCATCGATTCCCGGCCTCCTCGGCAGTCCCCCGGACCGCCCGCCCTTCGCCGGGTCAAAGCGGTCATGAAGGGACGAGCGACGCTCCTTCCATGCCGACGGTCCCGTGATGGTGCTCTTCCTCCTCGCCATGCCCGCCGGCATGCGAGTGGGCGTGGCGCCGATCGGCCGGTCCCTCCTCCGAGAAGGAAGGCGCCGTGATCCGGCTGCTCCCGGGAGGGAGCCCTGCCTGGCCGTCGAGGAGCCACTCCACCCATGATTCCAGCAGGGCGGCGTCGAAAGGGCCGATAAACCGGACGGCAATGCGGCCCTCGGGATCGATCAGAGCGGTCGCCGGGAGCGCCTCACCCAGCCCGAGCCTTTCCATGTGCCGGGTGGTCGCCCCCGTCCAGACGGTCAGATCGCGAAGGTGCCGGTGCGCGAATCGGCGCACTTCCTCGCGGCGCGCCGGCTCGTCGGCCGACGCGGCCACGACGCTCAACCCGCGGGCGGCATACCGCGCTTGGATGCGCCGCAGCGCCGGCATCTCCTCGCGGCAGGGAACGCACCAGGTCGCCCAAAAATTCAGGAGGACGGCCTTCCCGCGGTAGGAGGCGAGCGAGGAAGGCCGTCCTTCCAGGTCGGAGAGCTCCAGAACCACCGCCTCGGCGGGCGCGGCCTCCAGGCCGTCGCCGAGCCCCGCGCAGCCTCCGAGGATCAGGAGGATGAGGGCGCGCCCCCAGCGCAGCGGATCGTCATCGGAGCCAGACGGACGCCTTGCGCGCCCATTCGCTCTCAGGGTACCTCTCCTTCAAAAGCTGGGCCGCGGAGCCCAGGTGCTGGGCGTCGTTGGTCTTCTTGTAGGCCGA is drawn from Candidatus Polarisedimenticolia bacterium and contains these coding sequences:
- a CDS encoding TlpA disulfide reductase family protein, translating into MVLELSDLEGRPSSLASYRGKAVLLNFWATWCVPCREEMPALRRIQARYAARGLSVVAASADEPARREEVRRFAHRHLRDLTVWTGATTRHMERLGLGEALPATALIDPEGRIAVRFIGPFDAALLESWVEWLLDGQAGLPPGSSRITAPSFSEEGPADRRHAHSHAGGHGEEEEHHHGTVGMEGASLVPS